The nucleotide window ATCAGGGCCGGATGAAATTTTTAAGAAAATATGATGAAAGGCTGAAAAAGACTATTAAACATAAGAAACTCAATCGCAATGTTTCTTACAAACGGCTTATACGGCTGGAGTGTTATAAAATTGTTAAACATATTCTGGGTGAAGAAAAATATACCGGGTTCAAGATGTGGTGGTAATTATGTATATTATTGCAATGTATGATATAAATACTGAAACAAAGGCGGGTCGGAAAAGATTAAGACATATGTTTAAATTATTGAAAAAATACCTTATCCGTATTCAGAATTCTGTCTTTGAGGGGGAGCTTACCAAAGCTAAATTTGAGAAAATGAAGTATGAAGTCAACGATATTATTGATAGCTCAAAAGATTCGGTTATTTTTTTCAAAAGCCGTGATATCAAATGGATGGACAAAGATATCTGCGGGTTTGAAAAAGATGATACGGATAATTTTTTATGAGTGCTTGTTCTTTGACAATTTATAAAAATCCGTCGATCTTCCTATGATTTTACGCTATTGGGGGTTGACGGAAAAAACAGTTTGATTTATTAATACAACCTGTTAATTTTATATTGTTTTTTTGATGGCTTTTAATCAGACCAGTGTGGAATTGAAACCTGGTTATCAGAAGTGTTATGGACGGGGGGACCGTCTTTTAATCAGACCAGTGTGGAATTGAAACTAGTGTATGACGAGTACTTATATGCTATTGTACCGCTTTTAATCAGACCAGTGTGGAATTGAAACTTTTTCAATAACTCCTTAATTTTACGTTCATTATTTCTTTTAATCAGACCAGTGTGGAATTGAAACATGTGTCAGCTGACACAGAACGAGAAGGATGGACAGACTTTTAATCAGACCAGTGTGGAATTGAAACGATTGAATCTAATAAACTGGCCTTAGATATTGTAAGCCTTTTAATCAGACCAGTGTGGAATTGAAACAACTGCCACGCCTCATTATCAAACTCATACTCTGATCTTTTAATCAGACCAGTGTGGAATTGAAACTTCTGTGCTGTTGATTGGTGTGTTTATGATATCCATTCTTTTAATCAGACCAGTGTGGAATTGAAACAACTCCTGCTTAAGCGCCTTTGACTTTGCAAATTCTCTTTTAATCAGACCAGTGTGGAATTGAAACTAAGCACATTCACCCCAAACAACATCACCAGTTGTCCTTTTAATCAGACCAGTGTGGAATTGAAACGTGGAAAACCCAGGCGGCGACCGGATACAAATAACTCTTTTAATCAGACCAGTGTGGAATTGAAACATAACTCATTGAGTTTATTCCTGAAGCAGCCACGGCTTTTAATCAGACCAGTGTGGAATTGAAACCCCCTTGTAAAGGATGGACAGAAACTCGAAGCAAAAGCTTTTAATCAGACCAGTGTGGAATTGAAACCTGTAACCTGACTCATATCAATTGCCGTCTGGGGCGCTTTTAATCAGACCAGTGTGGAATTGAAACAGATTCTCAGAGATGGTACGCTTGTCAATCTTGGTTCTTTTAATCAGACCAGTGTGGAATTGAAACAGCGTTGGGAGGATGAGGCCGCGCTCGTTATTCAGGGCTTTTAATCAGACCAGTGTGGAATTGAAACAATAGTTCTGGGTATTTTTCCCGCGTCCGGCGTAGCTTTTAATCAGACCAGTGTGGAATTGAAACTTCCGACATGGCGGTATCAGCTAACCTGCAACCATCTTTTAATCAGACCAGTGTGGAATTGAAACAGTGTTTGTTCTTCGTCACCTCCAGAATCTTGAGACCTTTTAATCAGACCAGTGTGGAATTGAAACATCAAAAAACCACTGGTCACTTTATAATCTCTCGGACTTTTAATCAGACCAGTGTGGAATTGAAACTGATATGCAAAATAATCAAGTACTTCTTTAGATCCCTCTTTTAATCAGACCAGTGTGGAATTGAAACTTATGATTTCAAAATCCTTGTAATTGCTCGAAATAACTTTTAATCAGACCAGTGTGGAATTG belongs to Desulfobacula toluolica Tol2 and includes:
- the cas2 gene encoding CRISPR-associated endonuclease Cas2 — its product is MYIIAMYDINTETKAGRKRLRHMFKLLKKYLIRIQNSVFEGELTKAKFEKMKYEVNDIIDSSKDSVIFFKSRDIKWMDKDICGFEKDDTDNFL